One Rhododendron vialii isolate Sample 1 chromosome 2a, ASM3025357v1 genomic region harbors:
- the LOC131316297 gene encoding F-box protein At3g07870-like, with the protein MDVDKPCPHSSSGVMASTRGENPFPINQQFRRRMKRKKNKRRRRAKKKAETKSQPCGFPNIPEEIIVDILSRLSLGSLSRFTCVSKQWCSLVADIIPTVTGRKMVLVQSVSRSGTPTFHSIDEESHEKQVWRLREKRISRRPPRFFGSCNGLVLLNITDDLFLWNPVTSYFKKVLSYERLAFKQYRVVSGLCYDSLSGEYKALVALHRETPGYYGDFVMVGSFKSKDWRMVGFSYPVGTVESGPVVNENLHWYASKKNSVRFLPCHQIIYFNPHLNNFKKVPMPEPKHEEGDMIFGLGVLDGCLSMVRHDNPSNYECHSVEVLAMKEYGMKKSWTLLFIISNLTLTDGDTLEPLCYTKDDEALMKVSTDVNGDTMRAYNVNDLHREISVQNNRYCINAIKYEESLIAPTSYDWEDEELRGEATYTEFLYGDLYKYQKTGDGYWESFNIEKRDFEEQNSEDGDQLEIQEG; encoded by the coding sequence ATGGACGTTGATAAGCCTTGCCCGCATTCTTCTTCAGGAGTCATGGCAAGCACAAGAGGGGAAAACCCTTTCCCCATAAACCAACAGTTTCGAAGGAgaatgaaaaggaagaaaaataagcGAAGAAGAAGAGCGAAGAAGAAAGCAGAAACAAAATCCCAACCCTGCGGGTTTCCAAATATTCCCGAAGAAATCATTGTCGATATACTCTCAAGATTATCCCTCGGTTCTCTTTCTAGATTCACGTGCGTTTCCAAACAATGGTGTTCTTTGGTTGCTGACATCATTCCCACAGTAACTGGAAGAAAGATGGTTCTCGTTCAATCTGTTTCAAGATCTGGTACCCCGACGTTCCACTCAATCGACGAAGAATCTCATGAGAAACAAGTGTGGAGACTACGAGAAAAGAGAATATCTCGTCGTCCTCCCAGATTTTTCGGATCGTGTAATGGCTTGGTGCTTCTAAATATTACCGATGACTTGTTCCTTTGGAATCCCGTCACCAGttattttaagaaagttttATCTTACGAACGCTTGGCGTTTAAGCAGTATCGTGTTGTTTCCGGACTTTGCTATGACTCCTTGTCTGGTGAGTACAAGGCTTTAGTGGCGCTTCATCGTGAGACACCCGGTTATTATGGTGACTTTGTAATGGTTGGTAGTTTTAAAAGCAAAGATTGGAGAATGGTTGGATTCTCTTATCCGGTTGGCACAGTGGAATCAGGACCTGTAGTAAATGAAAACCTCCATTGGTATGCCTCTAAGAAAAACTCTGTTCGCTTCCTTCCGTGCCATCAGATTATCTACTTCAATCCACATTTGAATAACTTTAAAAAGGTTCCGATGCCGGAGCCTAAGCACGAGGAGGGAGATATGATTTTCGGGTTGGGAGTTTTGGACGGATGTCTTTCTATGGTTCGTCATGACAATCCAAGTAATTATGAATGCCACAGTGTCGAGGTATTGGCAATGAAGGAATATGGCATGAAAAAATCGTGGACTTTGCTGTTTATCATATCGAATTTGACATTAACGGATGGTGATACGTTGGAGCCATTATGCTATACAAAGGATGATGAAGCTCTTATGAAAGTTTCCACGGATGTGAATGGTGATACCATGAGGGCATATAATGTTAACGACTTACATAGAGAAATTTCAGTTCAAAATAATCGTTACTGTATTAATGCAATTAAATATGAGGAAAGTTTGATTGCACCTACTAGCTACGATTGGGAAGACGAAGAGCTGAGAGGGGAAGCAACATATACGGAGTTCTTGTATGGAGACTTgtacaaataccaaaaaacaGGGGATGGTTACTGGGAGTCCTTCAATATCGAAAAGAGAGATTTCGAGGAGCAAAACTCAGAAGATGGTGATCAGTTAGAAATACAAGAAGGGTAA